Proteins encoded within one genomic window of Streptomyces sp. NBC_00523:
- a CDS encoding LysR family transcriptional regulator: protein MELRQLEHFVAVAEERHFTRAAERVAVSQSGLSASVRALEQELRTPLFSRTTRSVRLTEAGRALLVEAERTLAGVRAAKEAVDAVRGLLRGTLSVGVEQCVAGLRLPRLLAAFHHAHPHMEIRLRQEGTARLVDGVAGGRLDIAFAATVDPAGWRGELVPLAREPMVLLCAPGHRLAAADRAAWAELAGEPFIDFHPDFGPRRAADAAFAAAGVRRTVALEVTDVHSLLELVHEQLGIALVPHHFSRKPEARGLVAVRPEGAGEAFYESAVVLPEARALSPGARALMALLRDDTGS from the coding sequence ATGGAGTTGCGTCAGCTGGAACATTTCGTGGCCGTCGCCGAGGAGCGGCATTTCACCCGCGCGGCGGAGCGGGTCGCCGTCTCGCAGTCCGGGCTCTCCGCCTCCGTACGGGCGCTGGAGCAGGAGCTGCGGACGCCGCTGTTCAGCCGGACCACCCGCAGCGTACGGCTGACCGAGGCGGGTCGCGCCCTGCTGGTCGAGGCGGAACGCACCCTGGCCGGGGTGCGGGCCGCGAAGGAGGCCGTCGACGCGGTACGGGGGCTGCTGCGCGGGACCCTGTCGGTGGGCGTGGAGCAGTGCGTGGCCGGGCTGCGGCTGCCCCGGCTGCTCGCCGCCTTCCACCACGCCCACCCGCACATGGAGATCCGGCTGCGCCAGGAGGGCACGGCACGGCTGGTCGACGGGGTGGCGGGCGGGCGGCTCGACATCGCGTTCGCCGCGACGGTGGACCCGGCGGGCTGGCGCGGCGAGCTGGTCCCGCTGGCCCGGGAGCCCATGGTGCTGCTGTGCGCGCCGGGGCACCGGCTGGCGGCGGCGGACCGGGCGGCCTGGGCGGAGCTGGCGGGTGAGCCGTTCATCGACTTCCACCCGGACTTCGGTCCGCGCCGCGCGGCCGACGCGGCGTTCGCGGCGGCCGGGGTGCGGCGCACGGTGGCCCTGGAGGTCACCGACGTACACAGCCTGCTGGAGCTGGTGCACGAGCAGCTGGGCATCGCGCTCGTGCCGCACCACTTCTCCCGCAAGCCCGAGGCGCGCGGACTGGTGGCGGTGCGGCCGGAGGGCGCCGGTGAGGCGTTCTACGAGAGTGCCGTGGTGCTCCCCGAGGCGCGGGCGCTGAGCCCGGGGGCGCGGGCCCTGATGGCGCTGCTGCGGGACGACACGGGGAGCTGA
- a CDS encoding S66 peptidase family protein yields MTLTQSVRPARLRPGSRVAVVAPCGPVPADRLEPGLDILRGWGLDPVPMPHVRDVHRDLDYLAGTDEARARDFQDAWCDPSVDAVICARGGYGAHRMVDLVDWAAVRAAGPKVFVGYSDVTVLHEAFALRTGFATLHGPMAGTETFLKDPRTQESLRATLFDPGTQLTLGLEDARALVPGRARGITYGGCVSLLAADLGTPHARRSARGGLLVIEDTTEDPYSLDRILTQLLRAGALDRVAGVACGSWAGCGPYAQVRAVLADRLGALGVPVVEELGFGHGPTGLTVPLGVPAVLDAPADGGPATLTVEVPALL; encoded by the coding sequence GTGACCCTCACCCAGTCGGTCCGCCCCGCCCGGCTGCGCCCCGGGTCCAGGGTCGCCGTCGTCGCGCCGTGCGGGCCCGTCCCCGCCGACCGGCTGGAACCCGGCCTGGACATCCTGCGCGGCTGGGGCCTCGACCCCGTGCCCATGCCCCATGTGCGGGACGTGCACCGGGACCTGGACTACCTCGCCGGTACGGACGAGGCCCGGGCCCGGGACTTCCAGGACGCCTGGTGCGACCCCTCCGTGGACGCGGTGATCTGCGCACGCGGCGGGTACGGGGCGCACCGCATGGTGGACCTGGTGGACTGGGCGGCGGTGCGCGCGGCCGGGCCCAAGGTGTTCGTCGGCTACAGCGACGTCACCGTGCTCCACGAGGCGTTCGCGCTGCGGACCGGCTTCGCCACCCTGCACGGGCCGATGGCGGGGACCGAGACGTTCCTCAAGGACCCGCGCACCCAGGAGTCCCTGCGGGCCACGCTCTTCGACCCGGGGACGCAGCTGACCCTGGGCCTGGAGGACGCCAGGGCGCTGGTCCCGGGCCGGGCGCGCGGCATTACCTACGGCGGCTGCGTGAGCCTGCTCGCCGCCGACCTCGGTACCCCGCACGCCCGTCGCTCGGCCCGGGGCGGGCTGCTCGTCATCGAGGACACCACCGAGGACCCGTACAGCCTGGACCGCATCCTCACCCAGCTGCTGCGGGCCGGGGCGCTCGACAGGGTCGCCGGGGTGGCCTGCGGTTCCTGGGCGGGGTGCGGGCCGTACGCACAGGTGCGGGCGGTGCTCGCGGACCGGCTGGGCGCGCTGGGCGTCCCGGTCGTGGAGGAGCTGGGCTTCGGCCACGGGCCCACCGGGCTCACCGTCCCGCTCGGGGTGCCCGCGGTGCTCGACGCCCCGGCGGACGGCGGCCCGGCCACTCTCACCGTCGAGGTGCCCGCCCTGCTCTGA
- a CDS encoding aldo/keto reductase, which produces MYIPSADRYANMPYRRTGRSGLKLPALSLGLWHNFGGDRTPETQGEILRRAFDLGITHFDLANNYGPPPGSAETAMGRALATDFAAHRDEIIVSTKAGYLMWDGPYGEWGSRKNLLSSLDQSLTRLGLDYVDIFYSHRPDLETPLEETMGALDAAVRQGKALYVGVSNYSPEQTREAARILKELGTPLLIHQPRYSMLDRRPEDGLLTTLDELGVGSIAYSPLEQGILSDRYLNGIPEGSRAAGSSPFLSAEAVTPDLVSRLRELNELAAARGQSLAQLALAWVLRGGRVTSAVVGASSVAQLENNVETVRNLHFTDKELSRIEKLLKGAKRG; this is translated from the coding sequence ATGTACATCCCGTCCGCCGACCGCTACGCGAACATGCCCTACCGGCGCACCGGGCGCAGCGGCCTGAAGCTGCCCGCGCTCTCGCTGGGCCTGTGGCACAACTTCGGCGGGGACCGGACACCGGAGACCCAGGGTGAGATCCTGCGCCGGGCCTTCGACCTCGGCATCACCCACTTCGACCTGGCCAACAACTACGGCCCGCCGCCCGGCTCCGCCGAGACCGCGATGGGCCGGGCGCTCGCCACGGACTTCGCCGCCCACCGGGACGAGATCATCGTCTCCACCAAGGCCGGCTACCTGATGTGGGACGGCCCGTACGGCGAGTGGGGTTCCCGCAAGAACCTGCTGTCCTCGCTGGACCAGAGCCTCACCCGGCTCGGCCTGGACTACGTGGACATCTTCTACTCGCACCGGCCCGACCTCGAGACCCCGCTCGAAGAGACCATGGGCGCGCTCGACGCGGCGGTCCGCCAGGGCAAGGCGCTCTACGTCGGCGTCTCCAACTACTCACCCGAGCAGACCCGCGAGGCCGCCCGGATCCTGAAGGAGCTCGGCACCCCGCTCCTGATCCACCAGCCGCGCTACTCGATGCTCGACCGCCGCCCCGAGGACGGGCTGCTCACCACCCTGGACGAGCTGGGCGTCGGCTCCATCGCCTACTCGCCGCTGGAGCAGGGCATCCTCTCCGACCGCTACCTGAACGGCATCCCGGAGGGCTCCCGCGCCGCCGGCAGCAGCCCCTTCCTGTCGGCCGAGGCGGTCACCCCGGACCTGGTCTCCCGGCTGCGCGAGCTCAACGAACTCGCCGCCGCGCGCGGCCAGTCCCTCGCCCAGCTGGCCCTGGCCTGGGTGCTGCGCGGCGGGCGCGTCACCTCCGCCGTGGTCGGCGCGAGCAGCGTCGCCCAGCTGGAGAACAACGTCGAGACGGTCCGGAACCTGCACTTCACCGACAAGGAACTCAGCCGGATCGAGAAGCTGCTGAAGGGCGCCAAGCGCGGCTGA
- a CDS encoding DUF1049 domain-containing protein, whose translation MSPKDVSSSGKSGSGAFTPGRILVLVIAVLSVVFIAENTKDVEVRLIVPLVTAPLYVWLIVMFVAGMACGAYVFRRRSK comes from the coding sequence ATGAGCCCGAAGGACGTGTCGAGCAGCGGGAAGAGCGGCAGCGGGGCGTTCACCCCGGGCCGCATCCTGGTCCTCGTCATCGCGGTTCTGTCGGTCGTGTTCATCGCCGAGAACACCAAGGACGTCGAGGTCCGCCTCATCGTCCCGCTGGTCACGGCGCCGCTCTACGTATGGCTGATCGTGATGTTCGTGGCGGGCATGGCGTGCGGCGCGTACGTCTTCCGCAGGCGGTCCAAGTAG
- a CDS encoding M20/M25/M40 family metallo-hydrolase: MVEATAPQDSVDALALDESVTFTSELIRIDTTNRGGGDCRERPAAEYVAERLAATGLEPALLERTPGRTNVVARIPGTDPSAPALLVHGHLDVVPAEAADWTVHPFSGEVREGTVWGRGAIDMKNMDAMVLAVVRYWARAGIRPRRDIVIAYTADEEASAEDGSGFLADRHAALFDGCTEGISESGAFTFHAGPNMPLYPIGAGERGTGWLKLTARGKAGHGSKVNRANAVTALAAAVTRIGEHEWPVRLTPTVRAALTEIAALHGIHPDLDAPGFDVDELLGKIGPAAALVAPTVRNSSNPTMLDAGYKVNVIPGHATAHIDGRTVPGGDEEFHATLDRLTGSSVDWEFAHREVALQAPVDSPTYGKLRAAIERFDPDGHVVPYCMSGGTDAKQFSRLGITGYGFSPLKLPVGFDYQALFHGVDERVPVDALHFGVRVLDHYLRTA, translated from the coding sequence ATGGTTGAGGCGACCGCCCCCCAGGACTCCGTCGACGCCCTGGCGCTCGACGAATCGGTGACGTTCACCTCCGAACTGATCCGCATCGACACCACCAACCGGGGCGGCGGCGACTGCCGCGAACGCCCCGCCGCCGAGTACGTCGCCGAGCGCCTGGCCGCCACCGGCCTGGAACCCGCGCTCCTGGAACGCACCCCCGGCCGCACCAACGTCGTCGCCCGGATCCCCGGCACCGACCCGTCCGCCCCCGCCCTCCTGGTCCACGGCCACCTCGACGTGGTGCCGGCCGAGGCCGCCGACTGGACCGTGCACCCCTTCTCCGGCGAGGTCCGCGAGGGGACCGTGTGGGGGCGCGGCGCCATCGACATGAAGAACATGGACGCGATGGTCCTGGCCGTCGTCCGGTACTGGGCCCGGGCCGGTATCCGCCCGCGCCGCGACATCGTCATCGCGTACACCGCCGACGAGGAGGCCAGCGCCGAGGACGGCTCGGGCTTCCTCGCCGACCGGCACGCCGCCCTCTTCGACGGCTGTACGGAGGGCATCAGCGAATCCGGCGCCTTCACCTTCCACGCCGGACCGAACATGCCGCTCTACCCCATCGGCGCCGGCGAACGCGGCACCGGATGGCTGAAGCTCACCGCCCGCGGCAAGGCGGGCCACGGCTCCAAGGTCAACCGGGCCAACGCCGTCACCGCGCTCGCCGCCGCCGTCACCCGCATCGGGGAGCACGAGTGGCCGGTCCGGCTCACCCCGACGGTCCGCGCCGCCCTCACCGAGATCGCCGCGCTCCACGGCATCCATCCGGACCTCGACGCCCCCGGCTTCGACGTGGACGAACTCCTCGGCAAGATCGGACCGGCCGCGGCCCTCGTCGCCCCGACCGTCCGCAACAGCTCCAACCCGACGATGCTGGACGCCGGTTACAAGGTCAACGTCATCCCGGGCCACGCCACCGCCCACATCGACGGCCGGACCGTCCCCGGCGGCGACGAGGAGTTCCACGCCACCCTGGACCGGCTCACCGGATCCTCGGTCGACTGGGAGTTCGCCCACCGCGAGGTCGCCCTCCAGGCCCCGGTCGACTCACCCACGTACGGGAAACTACGCGCCGCCATCGAGCGGTTCGACCCGGACGGGCACGTCGTGCCGTACTGCATGTCCGGCGGCACCGACGCCAAGCAGTTCTCCCGGCTCGGCATCACCGGCTACGGTTTCTCACCGCTGAAGCTGCCCGTCGGCTTCGACTACCAGGCCCTCTTCCACGGCGTGGACGAACGCGTCCCCGTCGACGCGCTGCACTTCGGCGTCCGGGTCCTGGACCACTACCTGCGCACCGCCTGA
- a CDS encoding class I SAM-dependent methyltransferase has translation MGVSQQYREAWEGYWAATPDEPGAAIWDSGPDLSAVPHSRLLLPHADATLPVVDLGCGNGTQTRHLATLFPRALGVDLSEAAIEHARKADPGETAAYETLDLTDADAVRALHERIGDTNVYMRAVIHQSDPEARPAVAAAVATLLGARGRAFVTELTPASKDVLQRASQGPDGPGPKLRRVFAHGLKPASATDEEVPRLLAAAGLTVLDSGDTVLPQTENLPDGTRIDLPARWFVLATG, from the coding sequence ATGGGCGTGTCACAGCAATACCGCGAGGCGTGGGAAGGGTACTGGGCGGCCACCCCGGACGAACCGGGCGCGGCCATTTGGGACTCGGGCCCCGATCTGAGCGCCGTACCGCACAGCCGGCTGCTCCTCCCGCACGCCGACGCCACCCTGCCCGTCGTGGACCTCGGCTGCGGCAACGGCACGCAGACCCGGCACCTCGCCACCCTCTTCCCCCGCGCCCTCGGCGTGGATCTCTCGGAGGCGGCGATCGAGCACGCCCGGAAGGCGGACCCGGGGGAGACCGCCGCGTACGAGACGCTCGACCTCACCGACGCCGACGCCGTGCGCGCCCTGCACGAGCGCATCGGCGACACGAACGTCTACATGCGGGCGGTGATCCACCAGAGCGACCCGGAGGCCCGCCCGGCCGTCGCCGCCGCCGTCGCCACGCTCCTCGGCGCACGCGGCCGCGCCTTCGTCACCGAGCTGACCCCCGCCTCCAAGGACGTCCTGCAACGCGCCTCGCAGGGCCCGGACGGGCCGGGCCCGAAGCTGCGCCGGGTCTTCGCACACGGGCTGAAACCGGCGAGCGCCACCGACGAGGAGGTCCCGCGGCTGCTCGCGGCGGCCGGGCTGACCGTCCTGGACAGCGGCGACACGGTCCTGCCGCAGACCGAGAACCTGCCCGACGGCACCCGGATCGACCTGCCGGCGAGGTGGTTCGTGCTGGCCACGGGCTGA
- a CDS encoding M55 family metallopeptidase: protein MKILVSADMEGATGVTWPADVLPGTPQWERCRSLFTSDVNAAALGFYDGGADEVLINEAHWTMRNLLLERLDDRVQMLTGKHKSLSMVEGIQHGDVDAVAFVGYHTGAGTEGVLAHTYLANSITGVWLNGVRASEGLLNAHVAAEYGVPVVLVTGDDLTCVDAEGYAPGAEKVAVKDYVSRYAAVCRTPARTAADIRAAAARAVSAAGRYTPVEGGPFTVELEFDAEHLAAAATVVPGAAPSGERRVSYTSATMYEGIRTFKAVTTIVSSAVEEQYG, encoded by the coding sequence ATGAAGATCCTCGTCAGCGCCGACATGGAAGGCGCCACCGGCGTGACCTGGCCGGCCGACGTGCTGCCCGGCACGCCGCAGTGGGAGCGGTGCCGCTCCCTGTTCACCTCCGACGTCAACGCCGCCGCCCTCGGCTTCTACGACGGGGGAGCGGACGAGGTGCTGATCAACGAGGCCCACTGGACCATGCGCAACCTGCTCCTGGAGAGACTGGACGACCGCGTCCAGATGCTCACCGGCAAGCACAAGTCGCTCAGCATGGTCGAGGGCATCCAGCACGGGGACGTCGACGCGGTGGCTTTCGTCGGCTACCACACGGGCGCCGGTACGGAGGGCGTCCTCGCCCACACCTACCTCGCCAACTCCATCACCGGGGTGTGGCTGAACGGCGTCCGGGCCAGCGAGGGCCTGCTCAACGCGCACGTCGCCGCCGAGTACGGGGTCCCCGTCGTCCTCGTCACCGGCGACGACCTGACCTGCGTGGACGCCGAGGGGTACGCCCCCGGTGCGGAGAAGGTGGCCGTCAAGGACTACGTGTCGCGGTACGCCGCCGTCTGCCGCACCCCCGCCCGTACCGCCGCCGACATCCGGGCGGCCGCCGCCCGGGCCGTGTCCGCGGCCGGGCGGTACACGCCGGTGGAGGGCGGTCCGTTCACCGTGGAGCTGGAGTTCGACGCCGAGCACCTGGCCGCGGCGGCCACCGTCGTACCCGGCGCGGCGCCGAGCGGCGAGAGGCGGGTCTCCTACACCAGCGCGACGATGTACGAAGGTATCCGCACGTTCAAGGCGGTGACGACGATCGTCTCGTCCGCCGTGGAGGAGCAGTATGGTTGA
- a CDS encoding S9 family peptidase, producing the protein MPTAQPHGSWPSPIDAALAASHDGRPEYTGAVGDELWWTEPRPAEAGRRALVRRTADGTTTELPAPWDVRSRVIEYGGQPWAGTERAEGGPLVVFVHFADQRLYAYEPDGDREPWPLTPVSAVGGGLRWADPRVRPDRGAAGEVWCVLEEFTGEAPTALRRVLAAVPLDGSAAGDRSAVRELSDGGHRFVTGPEVSPDGRRAAWIGWDHPRMPWDGTEVLVADIGDDGTFQGARPVAGGPEESVPQVQWTADGQLLLATDRSGWWNLCRLDPDTGETRELCPREEEFAGPLWKIGLVWFRPLDNGLIAVLHGKGTTTLGILDPETCELVDIAGPWTEWVPTLTVRGSRVTGVAASPHSGYEIVELDTATGHTRITGTPHEDAVDPAYYPEPVLRTFTGPGGREIHAQIYPPRNPGHAGPEGELPPYVVWAHGGPTGHAALVLDLEIAYFTSRGIGVAEVNYGGSAGYGRAYRNRLREQWGVVDVEDCAAVAGTLAAEGTADPDRLAIRGGSAGGWTSAASLTGTDVYACGTIIYPILDLAGWGTDETHDFESQYLESLVGPLAEVPERYRERSPVGRTDRLTVPFLLLQGEDDPICPPVQCERFLAAVEGRSIPHAYRTYPGEGHGFRRATTMIDALESELSLYAQVFGFDRPDVATLELKR; encoded by the coding sequence ATGCCCACCGCACAGCCCCACGGCAGCTGGCCGTCACCGATCGACGCCGCACTGGCCGCCTCCCACGACGGACGGCCCGAGTACACCGGAGCGGTCGGCGACGAGCTGTGGTGGACCGAACCGCGCCCCGCCGAAGCCGGCCGGCGCGCCCTGGTCCGCCGCACCGCCGACGGCACCACCACCGAACTGCCCGCCCCCTGGGACGTCCGCAGCCGGGTCATCGAGTACGGCGGACAGCCCTGGGCGGGCACCGAGCGGGCGGAGGGCGGCCCGCTGGTCGTCTTCGTCCACTTCGCCGACCAGCGGCTGTACGCCTACGAGCCCGACGGCGACCGCGAACCGTGGCCGCTCACCCCGGTCTCCGCCGTCGGCGGCGGACTGCGCTGGGCCGACCCGCGCGTCCGGCCGGACCGGGGCGCGGCCGGTGAGGTGTGGTGCGTCCTGGAGGAGTTCACCGGCGAGGCACCCACCGCGCTGCGCCGGGTCCTCGCGGCCGTGCCCCTGGACGGATCGGCGGCGGGCGACCGGTCCGCCGTACGCGAACTCAGCGACGGGGGGCACCGGTTCGTCACCGGCCCCGAGGTGTCGCCCGACGGGCGGCGCGCCGCCTGGATCGGCTGGGACCACCCGCGCATGCCCTGGGACGGCACCGAGGTGCTGGTCGCGGACATCGGCGACGACGGCACCTTCCAGGGCGCCCGGCCCGTCGCCGGAGGCCCCGAGGAATCCGTGCCCCAGGTCCAGTGGACCGCCGACGGGCAGCTGCTCCTGGCGACCGACCGCAGCGGCTGGTGGAACCTGTGCCGGCTCGACCCGGACACCGGTGAGACCCGGGAACTGTGCCCGCGCGAGGAGGAGTTCGCCGGGCCGCTGTGGAAGATCGGGCTCGTCTGGTTCCGCCCCCTGGACAACGGGCTGATCGCGGTCCTGCACGGCAAGGGCACCACCACCCTCGGCATACTCGACCCGGAGACCTGCGAACTGGTCGACATCGCGGGCCCGTGGACCGAGTGGGTGCCGACGCTCACCGTGCGCGGCTCCCGCGTCACCGGCGTCGCCGCGAGCCCGCACAGCGGTTACGAGATCGTCGAGCTGGACACCGCGACCGGGCACACCCGGATCACCGGCACCCCGCACGAGGACGCCGTCGACCCCGCCTACTACCCGGAACCGGTGCTGCGGACCTTCACCGGACCCGGCGGACGCGAGATCCACGCCCAGATCTACCCGCCGCGCAACCCCGGACACGCCGGACCCGAGGGCGAGTTGCCGCCCTACGTGGTGTGGGCCCACGGCGGTCCCACCGGGCACGCCGCCCTCGTCCTGGACCTGGAGATCGCCTACTTCACCTCACGCGGCATCGGCGTCGCCGAGGTCAACTACGGGGGCTCCGCCGGATACGGCCGCGCCTACCGCAACCGGCTGCGCGAGCAGTGGGGCGTCGTGGACGTGGAGGACTGCGCCGCCGTCGCCGGGACGCTCGCCGCCGAGGGCACCGCCGACCCGGACCGGCTCGCCATCCGGGGCGGCAGCGCCGGTGGCTGGACCAGCGCCGCCTCGCTGACCGGCACCGACGTCTACGCCTGCGGCACGATCATCTACCCCATCCTCGATCTCGCGGGCTGGGGCACCGACGAGACCCACGACTTCGAGTCCCAGTACCTGGAATCGCTGGTCGGACCCCTCGCCGAGGTCCCCGAGCGCTACCGGGAACGCTCCCCGGTCGGCCGCACCGACCGGCTCACCGTGCCGTTCCTGCTCCTTCAGGGCGAGGACGACCCCATCTGCCCGCCCGTGCAGTGCGAGCGCTTCCTCGCCGCCGTCGAGGGGCGCTCCATCCCGCACGCGTACCGCACCTACCCGGGCGAGGGCCACGGCTTCCGCCGCGCCACCACGATGATCGACGCGCTGGAATCCGAACTCTCCCTGTACGCCCAGGTGTTCGGCTTCGACCGGCCCGACGTGGCCACCCTGGAGCTGAAGCGGTGA
- a CDS encoding ATP-binding SpoIIE family protein phosphatase codes for MDLGVPPQRTPLTADGTAGRLPLAVAVVDAEGLVSHWSSGARRLFGIARAEAVGCPAGELLPVSGVLGVNGAPARYDEGPALDSSLSGDFPYPASGRARLDEPGHGRIDVLWWAYPLAGPGPARLLVLAADCAQLRDVQDDHPAHTVAPGFALHTDFPGHAELSARLPEILPNMSVQEATGIVAQVLELGYPVLEFSHHERIPVTPDWGVPKRAGGLPAREERYGADGRVVPQRAVPRPELDLEYAAVRERLEFLNEVSGRIGTSLDLERTIREVTSAAVPRFSDFAGTHLRAAVLAGEGFPDGPPDVTTIWHRVWVEHNDEPGRWDDTVPVGEAIAFPEHTPFFQCMVTGEPVIVPHVSEELSNRISGEFEKRDLRPLITHRSLLIVPLKARDVVLGFMVLMRRPGREPFDDMDRTTGAELAARAGLVLDNARMYTYQENVAETLQDSMLPNVEPRMAGCDIATRYLPGTRLGRIGGDWFDSVKLPGSRTALVVGDVMGHGLNSAAMMGQLRTAVLTMATMEMPPAQLLRNLDDLAQRLGEQYLATCLYAVYDPIAGELQIANAGHIPPVLVRAEDGRAELLDLPTGAPIGVGGVAFETATVRVRPGDRLVLCTDGLVEVRGQDIGAGLAALCASAAHPAASMDDACDTIIRALNTGGGRKDDVALLMARLNGIADEDVAEWQLALDPREVSRARRLVRGQLLDWELPDAVEAAELMVSELVTNAFKHARTHHIGLRLVRTGALLCEVTDDEPAPASLLGVTDGDEFGRGLMVVSSLAREWGTSGTARGKTVWFELALSRVPRPRPNHRR; via the coding sequence ATGGACCTCGGTGTGCCGCCGCAGAGGACACCACTGACGGCCGACGGCACGGCCGGCCGCCTGCCGCTCGCCGTGGCCGTGGTCGACGCGGAGGGGCTGGTCTCGCACTGGTCGTCCGGGGCGAGAAGGCTCTTCGGCATCGCCCGTGCGGAGGCGGTCGGCTGCCCGGCCGGTGAACTCCTGCCCGTCTCCGGCGTGCTGGGGGTGAACGGTGCACCCGCGCGGTACGACGAGGGTCCCGCGCTCGACAGCTCGCTCAGCGGGGACTTCCCGTACCCCGCGTCGGGCCGGGCCCGGCTGGACGAGCCGGGGCACGGCCGGATCGACGTGCTGTGGTGGGCGTACCCGCTCGCCGGTCCCGGACCGGCGCGGCTCCTCGTGCTCGCCGCCGACTGCGCGCAGTTGCGTGACGTACAGGACGACCACCCCGCCCATACGGTCGCCCCCGGCTTCGCCCTGCACACCGACTTCCCCGGCCACGCCGAGCTGTCCGCGCGGCTGCCGGAGATCCTGCCGAACATGAGCGTCCAGGAAGCGACCGGCATCGTCGCCCAGGTGCTCGAACTGGGCTACCCCGTCCTGGAGTTCAGTCACCACGAACGCATCCCCGTCACCCCGGACTGGGGCGTGCCCAAGCGCGCCGGAGGGCTGCCGGCGCGCGAGGAGCGGTACGGCGCGGACGGGCGGGTGGTCCCGCAACGCGCCGTCCCCCGGCCCGAGTTGGACCTCGAATACGCGGCGGTCCGCGAACGGCTGGAATTCCTCAACGAGGTGAGCGGCCGCATCGGCACCTCGCTCGACCTGGAACGCACCATCCGCGAGGTCACCAGCGCCGCCGTCCCCCGCTTCAGCGACTTCGCCGGTACGCATCTGCGCGCCGCCGTCCTCGCCGGTGAGGGCTTCCCCGACGGGCCGCCCGACGTCACCACCATCTGGCACCGCGTCTGGGTCGAGCACAACGACGAACCGGGCCGCTGGGACGACACCGTGCCCGTCGGCGAGGCCATCGCCTTCCCCGAACACACCCCGTTCTTCCAGTGCATGGTCACCGGCGAGCCGGTCATCGTGCCCCACGTGAGCGAGGAGCTGAGCAACCGGATCTCCGGCGAGTTCGAGAAGCGGGACCTGCGCCCCCTGATCACCCACCGCTCGCTGCTCATCGTGCCGCTCAAGGCCCGCGACGTGGTCCTCGGCTTCATGGTCCTGATGCGCCGCCCCGGCCGCGAGCCCTTCGACGACATGGACCGCACCACCGGCGCCGAACTCGCCGCGCGGGCCGGGCTCGTCCTGGACAACGCCCGCATGTACACGTACCAGGAGAACGTCGCCGAGACGCTCCAGGACAGCATGCTGCCCAACGTCGAGCCCCGCATGGCCGGTTGCGACATCGCGACCCGCTATCTGCCGGGCACCCGGCTCGGCCGGATCGGCGGCGACTGGTTCGACTCGGTGAAGCTCCCCGGCTCGCGCACCGCGCTGGTCGTCGGCGATGTCATGGGCCACGGGCTCAACTCGGCCGCGATGATGGGCCAGTTGCGGACCGCGGTGCTGACCATGGCCACCATGGAGATGCCGCCCGCCCAGCTCCTGCGCAATCTGGACGACCTCGCCCAGCGCCTCGGCGAGCAGTACCTCGCGACCTGCCTGTACGCGGTCTACGACCCGATCGCGGGCGAGCTCCAGATCGCCAACGCCGGTCACATCCCGCCCGTGCTGGTCCGAGCCGAGGACGGCCGGGCCGAACTGCTCGACCTGCCGACCGGGGCGCCCATCGGCGTCGGCGGGGTCGCCTTCGAGACCGCCACCGTGCGGGTGCGCCCCGGGGACCGCCTCGTCCTGTGCACGGACGGGCTGGTCGAGGTGCGCGGCCAGGACATCGGGGCCGGGCTCGCCGCGCTCTGCGCCTCCGCCGCCCACCCCGCCGCGTCGATGGACGACGCTTGCGACACCATCATCCGCGCCCTGAACACCGGCGGCGGTCGCAAGGACGACGTCGCCCTGCTGATGGCCCGGCTCAACGGCATCGCGGACGAGGACGTCGCCGAGTGGCAGCTCGCCCTGGACCCCCGCGAGGTGTCCCGGGCCCGCCGCCTGGTGCGCGGCCAACTCCTCGACTGGGAGCTGCCCGACGCCGTGGAGGCGGCCGAGCTGATGGTCAGTGAGCTGGTCACCAACGCCTTCAAGCACGCCCGCACCCACCACATCGGGCTCCGTCTGGTCCGCACCGGCGCGCTGCTCTGCGAGGTGACCGACGACGAACCGGCCCCCGCGTCCCTCCTCGGTGTCACCGACGGCGACGAATTCGGCCGGGGCCTCATGGTGGTGAGCAGCCTCGCCCGGGAGTGGGGCACCAGCGGCACCGCGCGCGGCAAGACCGTCTGGTTCGAGCTGGCCCTGTCCCGCGTCCCACGCCCCCGGCCCAACCACCGCCGCTGA